Genomic window (Agrobacterium larrymoorei):
ATGCGTGCCGCTTCACCCGGCTGGTAGGTAGCGCTTTCACGCCAGCTTTCGCCATTGTCGAGATCGACATCGAACATGTGAATCTTGTCATAGGTGCAGATGCGGTCGCCGTCCGGTGCGAAGAGAAAACCACGATTGGCGATCTTGCCGTCGGGGCGCGCAATTGCGGTCGAGCCGACATGCACATAGACCCCGAGTTCCCGCGCAAGCTTCGCCGCGGTTGCAACGATGATGTCGCAAGTCTCGTCTTTCAGAACGGCCTGAAGTGCGGCACGGTCGCGCTGCAAAGCGCCCGTCATCTCCGGCGTCTGCACATAGACGGCGCCTTGCGCGACCGCCTCGCGGATAAGCCTTTCCATCGCTTCGGCGTTTCGCTTGGGATCGGTTCCCGAGCACATCTGGATTGCGGCGGCCTTGAAACTCATGTCTCTCTTCCCAATGTCCATTTCAAATGATCTGCCGTTATGCAGCAAGAAGCGGATCGAGCTTTCCGTCCCGATCAAGCGCATGAAGATCGTCGCAGCCACCGACATGCTGCTCACCGATAAAGATTTGCGGAAAGGTGTTGCGACCGGACTTGTCCATCATCTCCTGACGATACTGCGGGTTTTCCGTCGCATTATATTCGGTGAAGTTCACATTCTTGCTTTGCAGCAGCGCCTTGGCGCGGGCGCAATAGCCGCAGAAATCGCGCGTATAGATCGTAACGGATGCCATATATCTGAACCTCTAAATCTGCGTGGACCACGAAGTTGGCATGTCATATAGGCCCGGATATGGCCATTGCAAAGGTCAAAACAGTGACTTCCGCCGCGCCTGATTTTTTGAGCCGCTTCGCGGCCGCCGAGACTGTCGCGCCAGTGGTGTAGACATCATCCACAAGCACCACGCGCTTGCCAAAAATCTCGCCCTCCCGCGCGGGCGAAAGCGCAAAGGCACCTTGGACATTTTTCCTCCGCGCAACGGCCGAGAGGCCGACCTGACGGCTGGTCGACTTCACCCTGATCAGAGTTGCCGGAAGGAAAGGCTTGTTGGCAATCTCCGCGAGATGGCGCGCGAGCTCGGCGGACTGATTGAAACGGCGCGAGAAAAACCGCCAGCGATGAAGCGGAACAGGAATGATGCAATCGCATTCGCTAAGCGGTGCGCCGCCTGCAC
Coding sequences:
- a CDS encoding ComF family protein — translated: MVSRQIVVQPLHWLLRGVSNLIYPPACAGCGCATGGAGAFCVQCWPEIKFIERPYCEVLGIPFVYDHGEGMVSAEAISNPPSFDRLRSATIYDGPARKLVHQLKYQDRTDLAGLMALWMARAGGAPLSECDCIIPVPLHRWRFFSRRFNQSAELARHLAEIANKPFLPATLIRVKSTSRQVGLSAVARRKNVQGAFALSPAREGEIFGKRVVLVDDVYTTGATVSAAAKRLKKSGAAEVTVLTFAMAISGPI
- the grxC gene encoding glutaredoxin 3, producing MASVTIYTRDFCGYCARAKALLQSKNVNFTEYNATENPQYRQEMMDKSGRNTFPQIFIGEQHVGGCDDLHALDRDGKLDPLLAA